A DNA window from Actinomadura luzonensis contains the following coding sequences:
- a CDS encoding TetR/AcrR family transcriptional regulator, which yields MPVNGSQKAMADLLWGLRKPSSRGPRPAFDVDRIARAAVAVADADGLEAVSMQRVAAELGFTKMALYRYVNDKAELVAVMIEAAVGAPPDLSGVTGWRAELEEYARQLSAVWRRHPWLPSVTTGDRVMGPRETAWPESALGALAGTPLTERERLDVITLVSNHVRATHAAATPGTQTWTDGAAAPIMRDLLLRNADRFPLLAGNHATTPAGTVGDFGLRVILDGLEQAIARRATEDAARP from the coding sequence ATGCCGGTCAACGGGAGCCAGAAGGCGATGGCCGACCTGCTGTGGGGCCTGCGCAAACCGTCCAGCAGAGGCCCCAGGCCCGCCTTCGACGTCGACCGGATCGCCCGCGCCGCCGTCGCGGTCGCCGACGCCGACGGGCTGGAGGCGGTCTCCATGCAGCGCGTGGCCGCCGAGCTCGGCTTCACCAAGATGGCCTTGTACCGCTACGTCAACGACAAGGCCGAGCTGGTCGCCGTCATGATCGAGGCCGCGGTCGGCGCGCCCCCCGACCTGAGCGGCGTGACCGGCTGGCGGGCCGAGCTGGAGGAGTACGCCCGGCAGCTCTCCGCCGTCTGGCGGCGGCACCCCTGGCTGCCGTCGGTCACCACCGGCGACCGGGTGATGGGCCCGCGCGAGACCGCCTGGCCGGAGAGCGCCCTCGGCGCCCTGGCCGGCACGCCGCTGACCGAGCGCGAACGCCTGGACGTGATCACGCTGGTGTCCAACCACGTCCGCGCCACCCACGCGGCCGCCACCCCCGGCACCCAGACCTGGACGGACGGCGCCGCCGCGCCGATCATGCGCGACCTGCTCCTGCGCAACGCCGACCGGTTCCCGCTGCTCGCCGGCAACCACGCCACGACCCCGGCCGGCACCGTCGGGGACTTCGGCCTGCGCGTCATCCTCGACGGCCTCGAACAGGCCATCGCCCGGCGCGCTACGGAAGACGCAGCTCGACCGTGA
- a CDS encoding sensor histidine kinase, whose protein sequence is MNARLVVTFTALIATLITALAVPLGWAYSSHRTNRLLLDRRADATRFAELADQAAREGDYAGLVEEVRRYADLYGAAVRVRDRDGSVRVAAGSFAGDDRDATRLALSGRTTEELPALTPFGPSRVLLAEPAGRDAQLSGVVLLQAPTDRARLDVSLVWGALALGALAALGLGAVLARRLARWILRPVTELDRTTRAIAGGRLDARAHPGAGPSELRRLEERFNAMADAVAGAMERQRAFVADASHELRTPLTVLGLRLENLEPHLRAEGGPEYEEALAELDRLALLVEDLLALAKVEAGAGLESRPVALGPRLAVWREVYAAKGLRLVAPGDGEVPEAAARIADIALDNAQKFVPPGGTVTVTLADGVLRVTDDGPGLSEEERAEALGRFWRSGTHANVPGSGLGLAIAAELARACGAGLALRPADPHGLTVELRLP, encoded by the coding sequence GTGAACGCGCGCCTGGTGGTCACGTTCACGGCGCTGATCGCGACCCTGATCACGGCGCTGGCCGTGCCGCTCGGCTGGGCGTACTCCTCGCACCGCACCAACCGGCTGCTCCTCGACCGCCGCGCCGACGCCACCCGCTTCGCGGAGCTGGCCGACCAGGCGGCGCGCGAGGGCGACTACGCGGGCCTGGTCGAGGAGGTGCGCCGGTACGCCGACCTGTACGGGGCGGCGGTCCGGGTCCGCGACCGGGACGGCTCGGTGCGGGTGGCGGCGGGCTCCTTCGCGGGCGACGACCGCGACGCCACCCGCCTGGCGTTGTCCGGCCGCACCACCGAGGAGCTGCCGGCGCTGACGCCGTTCGGCCCGTCCCGGGTGCTGCTGGCCGAGCCGGCCGGCCGCGACGCGCAGCTCTCGGGCGTGGTGCTGCTCCAGGCCCCGACCGACCGGGCCCGGCTGGACGTGTCGCTGGTGTGGGGCGCGCTGGCGCTCGGCGCGCTGGCCGCGCTCGGGCTCGGCGCGGTGCTGGCCCGGCGGCTGGCCCGCTGGATCCTGCGCCCGGTCACCGAGCTGGACCGCACCACCCGGGCGATCGCGGGCGGCCGCCTGGACGCGCGGGCGCATCCGGGGGCGGGGCCGTCGGAGCTGCGGCGGCTGGAGGAGCGCTTCAACGCGATGGCCGACGCCGTGGCGGGCGCGATGGAGCGGCAGCGGGCCTTCGTCGCGGACGCCTCGCACGAGCTGCGCACCCCGCTGACCGTGCTCGGGCTACGGCTGGAGAACCTGGAGCCGCACCTGCGCGCCGAGGGCGGCCCCGAGTACGAGGAGGCGCTGGCCGAGCTGGACCGGCTGGCGCTGCTGGTGGAGGACCTGCTGGCGCTGGCCAAGGTGGAGGCGGGGGCCGGGCTGGAGTCCCGTCCGGTGGCGCTGGGGCCGCGGCTGGCGGTGTGGCGCGAGGTGTACGCCGCCAAGGGCCTGCGCCTGGTCGCCCCCGGGGACGGCGAGGTGCCGGAGGCGGCGGCCAGGATCGCCGACATCGCCCTGGACAACGCCCAGAAGTTCGTCCCGCCGGGCGGCACGGTGACGGTCACGCTGGCGGACGGCGTGCTGCGGGTCACCGACGACGGGCCGGGGCTGAGCGAGGAGGAGCGGGCCGAGGCGCTGGGCCGCTTCTGGCGGTCGGGCACGCACGCGAACGTGCCGGGCAGCGGCCTCGGCCTGGCCATCGCCGCCGAGCTGGCCCGCGCCTGCGGCGCCGGCCTCGCGCTGCGGCCGGCCGACCCGCACGGCCTCACGGTCGAGCTGCGTCTTCCGTAG
- a CDS encoding response regulator transcription factor produces MRVLLVEDDDRLAAALTTALARHGHQVTRAGLAVDALRLAGGADFVLLDLGLPDMDGLDVLRRLRRVSAVPLIVVTARTEEREVLRGLRSGADDYLVKPFRTAELIARMEAVVRRGTRPRPRRDDVVRVGDVRIDLETRQVTVAGEPVVLTRREFDVLAVLAREPGVVRSREEILDEVWGDPLLSASRSLDVHVAGLRAKTGRPGLVETLRGTGYRLGSAA; encoded by the coding sequence ATGCGAGTTCTGCTGGTCGAGGACGACGATCGGCTCGCCGCCGCGCTGACCACCGCCCTCGCCCGGCACGGCCACCAGGTCACCCGGGCGGGGCTCGCCGTCGACGCCCTCCGTTTGGCGGGGGGCGCCGACTTCGTCCTGCTCGACCTGGGCCTGCCCGACATGGACGGCCTCGACGTGCTGCGCCGCCTGCGCCGGGTGTCGGCGGTGCCGCTGATCGTGGTGACCGCCCGCACCGAGGAGCGCGAGGTGCTGCGCGGCCTGCGGTCGGGGGCCGACGACTACCTCGTCAAGCCGTTCCGGACGGCCGAGCTGATAGCCCGCATGGAGGCGGTGGTGCGGCGCGGCACCCGTCCCCGGCCGCGCCGCGACGACGTGGTGCGGGTCGGCGACGTGCGCATCGACCTGGAGACCCGGCAGGTCACGGTGGCCGGGGAGCCGGTGGTGCTGACCCGGCGCGAGTTCGACGTGCTGGCGGTGCTGGCCAGGGAGCCGGGCGTGGTGCGCAGCCGCGAGGAGATCCTGGACGAGGTCTGGGGCGACCCGCTGCTGTCGGCGTCGCGGTCGCTGGACGTGCACGTGGCCGGGCTGCGCGCCAAGACCGGCCGGCCCGGGCTGGTGGAGACCCTGCGGGGCACGGGCTACCGGCTGGGCTCGGCGGCGTGA
- a CDS encoding MFS transporter produces MSPDVSRARVPWKAVAGGSVGNLVEWYDWFVYSSFAVYFAAAFFPDGDDTAKLLNTAAIFAVGFFMRPLGGWLLGRYADRKGRKAALTLTVTLMSASALLIAIAPTYESVGYFGALVLVVARLLQGLSVGGEYAASATYLTEATPRGRRGLASSFQYVSMTAGQLVGLGLQIILQNTMTKEALSSYGWRIPFVVGAVAAAVVFYLRRSLLETEAYDEEERADGTEGRGTIRGLLAHKKEALLVIALTMGGTVAYYTYTTYLTKYLSNTAGLPKETATLVSFCALFVFMCLQPLAGALSDRIGRRPLLITFGIGSMLGTVPLMTALGGASGFGGALVLSLTGLVIVTGYTSINAVVKAELFPTGVRALGVALPYAIANALFGGTAEYVALWFKDAGVESGFFWYVSGCAAVSLLVYLFMRETRDAALSRAERQAAEAVPERV; encoded by the coding sequence GTGAGCCCCGACGTCAGCAGGGCCCGCGTGCCGTGGAAGGCGGTGGCCGGCGGCTCCGTCGGCAACCTGGTCGAGTGGTACGACTGGTTCGTCTACAGCAGCTTCGCCGTCTACTTCGCCGCGGCGTTCTTCCCTGACGGCGACGACACGGCCAAGCTGCTCAACACCGCCGCCATCTTCGCCGTCGGCTTCTTCATGCGCCCGCTCGGCGGCTGGCTGCTCGGCCGCTACGCCGACCGCAAGGGCCGCAAGGCGGCGCTGACGCTCACCGTGACGCTGATGTCGGCCAGCGCGCTGCTGATCGCGATCGCGCCCACGTACGAGTCGGTCGGCTACTTCGGCGCGCTGGTGCTGGTCGTGGCCCGCCTGCTCCAGGGCCTGTCGGTGGGCGGCGAGTACGCGGCCAGCGCCACGTACCTCACCGAGGCGACCCCGCGCGGCCGCCGCGGCCTGGCCTCCAGCTTCCAGTACGTGTCGATGACCGCCGGCCAGCTCGTCGGCCTCGGCCTGCAGATCATCCTGCAGAACACGATGACCAAGGAGGCGCTGAGCTCCTACGGCTGGCGCATCCCGTTCGTGGTCGGCGCGGTGGCCGCCGCCGTCGTGTTCTACCTGCGCCGCAGCCTGCTGGAGACCGAGGCGTACGACGAGGAGGAGCGCGCCGACGGGACCGAGGGCCGGGGCACGATCCGCGGCCTGCTGGCGCACAAGAAGGAGGCGCTGCTGGTGATCGCCCTGACCATGGGCGGCACGGTGGCGTACTACACGTACACGACGTACCTCACCAAGTACCTGTCGAACACCGCGGGCCTGCCGAAGGAGACGGCCACGCTGGTGAGCTTCTGCGCGCTGTTCGTCTTCATGTGCCTGCAGCCGCTCGCCGGGGCGCTGTCGGACCGGATCGGGCGGCGGCCGCTGCTGATCACGTTCGGGATCGGGTCGATGCTCGGGACGGTGCCGCTGATGACGGCGCTCGGCGGGGCGAGCGGGTTCGGGGGCGCGCTGGTCCTGTCGCTGACCGGGCTGGTCATCGTGACCGGCTACACCTCGATCAACGCGGTGGTGAAGGCCGAACTGTTCCCCACGGGGGTGCGGGCGCTCGGCGTGGCGCTGCCGTACGCGATCGCGAACGCGCTGTTCGGCGGCACCGCCGAGTACGTGGCGCTGTGGTTCAAGGACGCGGGCGTCGAGTCCGGCTTCTTCTGGTACGTCTCCGGCTGCGCCGCGGTCTCGCTCCTCGTGTACCTGTTCATGCGCGAGACCAGGGACGCCGCCCTGTCCCGGGCCGAGCGGCAGGCGGCGGAGGCCGTGCCGGAACGCGTCTAA
- a CDS encoding glycoside hydrolase family 6 protein: MTLEALRDGDPRQAGPYALLGRLGEGGMGTVYLGQGPDGTRVAVKLIHARMSADPGFRRRFAREVAAARRVARFCTAPVLDADVEGETAYLVTEYVEGPSLGEAVRASGPLRGSALDGLAAAVAVALRAIHGAGVVHRDLKPSNVLLSQVGPKVIDFGIARFAGTEMSSAIVGTPAYMSPEQVSGSRVGPPSDIFSWGCTVAFAAGGGSPFGTGSVPTVLLRIVNGPPDLRGLPGPLRELVEAALTKNPAHRPTAQELLDRLSAANPSALPPGVPPPAAPTPATPSTQPERADVGTRGLTPSTPATPSTPAASSSMPSTPAMPTGAAGGEQAGAASGRQAGAPGGGQAGGTEPGAAGSGPGRPGASPAVAAGDGGDGSRRRKRVLAGAAAVVVAAAGVSAALVWQGAGSPDASPAPRQTAGTTAGATAGATGGATGGTTAGATRAATRSSGQASAPGNPLRAGGPVAFYSPDEPGAAKQAELWRADRPEDAALMDKLAKVPHAIRLGAPEVRDKVAAAVENAARGSAVPVFLINRMPGSDCRSASVAELETYQSWIKGIAGQIGEAPAVVVLEPGSLVKLPGTKDCDPQGSAERRYQDVRAAARSLKANPRTAVYLDGGQGLYPPTDLMAERLLKAGVDEADGFFLNTAAYQRTEKAVASGKQLSACVALRRAGRAACPPDATVKPAELPHFVLDTARNGQGSWSPARHYADPQTWCNPPGRGVGDRPTTETGDELVDAYLWIARPGSSDGRCRRGTTGEKDPERGVVAPEAGQWWADLALERAKNANPPLR; the protein is encoded by the coding sequence ATGACCTTGGAGGCGTTGCGCGACGGGGATCCGCGCCAGGCCGGGCCGTACGCGCTGCTGGGCCGGCTGGGCGAGGGCGGCATGGGGACCGTCTACCTGGGCCAGGGGCCGGACGGCACCCGGGTGGCGGTCAAGCTGATCCACGCCAGGATGAGCGCCGACCCCGGCTTCCGCCGCCGCTTCGCCCGTGAGGTGGCGGCCGCGCGGCGGGTCGCCCGCTTCTGCACCGCGCCCGTCCTGGACGCGGACGTGGAGGGCGAGACGGCCTACCTGGTCACCGAGTACGTCGAGGGGCCGAGCCTCGGGGAGGCCGTGCGGGCGTCCGGGCCGCTGCGCGGGTCCGCGCTGGACGGGCTGGCCGCGGCGGTGGCGGTGGCGTTACGGGCCATCCACGGGGCGGGCGTGGTGCACCGCGACCTCAAGCCGTCCAACGTGCTGCTCTCGCAGGTGGGGCCCAAGGTCATCGACTTCGGCATCGCGCGCTTCGCCGGGACGGAGATGAGCAGCGCGATCGTGGGGACGCCGGCGTACATGTCGCCGGAGCAGGTGTCGGGGTCGCGGGTGGGGCCGCCGTCGGACATCTTCTCGTGGGGGTGCACGGTGGCGTTCGCGGCGGGGGGCGGGTCGCCGTTCGGGACGGGGTCGGTGCCGACGGTCCTGCTGCGGATCGTCAACGGGCCGCCGGACCTGCGCGGGCTGCCGGGGCCGCTGCGCGAGCTGGTGGAGGCGGCGCTCACCAAGAACCCGGCGCACCGGCCGACGGCGCAGGAGCTGCTGGACCGGCTGAGCGCCGCCAACCCGTCGGCCCTGCCACCGGGCGTCCCCCCGCCGGCCGCCCCCACGCCCGCCACCCCGTCCACCCAGCCCGAGCGGGCCGACGTGGGCACGCGGGGCCTCACCCCGTCCACACCAGCCACTCCCTCCACGCCCGCCGCCTCCTCCTCTATGCCCTCCACTCCTGCCATGCCGACGGGAGCGGCGGGTGGCGAGCAAGCGGGGGCGGCGAGTGGCCGCCAGGCGGGGGCGCCCGGTGGCGGGCAGGCAGGAGGGACCGAGCCGGGGGCGGCGGGCTCCGGGCCCGGCCGTCCGGGCGCGTCGCCCGCCGTCGCGGCGGGCGACGGTGGGGACGGGAGCCGGCGGCGGAAAAGGGTCCTGGCCGGGGCGGCGGCCGTCGTGGTGGCGGCGGCCGGGGTGTCGGCGGCGCTGGTGTGGCAGGGCGCGGGCTCCCCCGACGCCTCCCCGGCCCCGCGCCAGACGGCCGGCACGACGGCCGGGGCGACGGCCGGGGCGACGGGCGGGGCGACGGGCGGCACGACGGCCGGGGCGACCCGGGCGGCCACCCGCTCGTCCGGGCAGGCGTCCGCGCCGGGCAACCCGCTGCGCGCCGGCGGCCCGGTCGCCTTCTACTCCCCCGACGAGCCCGGCGCCGCCAAGCAGGCCGAGCTGTGGCGCGCCGACCGCCCGGAGGACGCCGCCCTCATGGACAAGCTGGCCAAGGTCCCGCACGCCATCCGGCTCGGCGCCCCGGAGGTCCGCGACAAGGTGGCCGCGGCCGTGGAGAACGCCGCGCGCGGGAGCGCCGTCCCCGTCTTCCTGATCAACCGCATGCCGGGCAGCGACTGCCGTTCCGCGTCCGTCGCCGAGCTGGAGACGTACCAGAGCTGGATCAAGGGCATCGCGGGCCAGATCGGCGAGGCGCCGGCCGTGGTCGTCCTGGAGCCCGGCAGCCTGGTCAAGCTGCCGGGCACGAAGGACTGCGACCCCCAGGGCTCCGCCGAGCGGCGCTACCAGGACGTCCGCGCGGCCGCCCGGAGCCTGAAGGCGAACCCGCGCACCGCCGTCTACCTCGACGGCGGCCAGGGCCTCTACCCTCCGACCGACCTCATGGCCGAGCGGCTGCTGAAGGCGGGCGTGGACGAGGCCGACGGCTTCTTCCTCAACACCGCCGCCTATCAGCGCACGGAGAAGGCGGTCGCGTCCGGGAAGCAGCTCTCGGCGTGCGTCGCCCTCCGCCGGGCCGGCCGTGCCGCCTGCCCGCCCGACGCCACGGTGAAACCGGCCGAGCTGCCGCACTTCGTCCTCGACACCGCGCGCAACGGCCAGGGCTCCTGGTCCCCGGCCCGGCACTACGCCGACCCGCAGACCTGGTGCAACCCGCCCGGCAGGGGCGTCGGCGACCGTCCGACGACCGAGACCGGCGACGAGCTGGTGGACGCCTATCTGTGGATCGCCCGTCCGGGCAGCTCCGACGGCCGGTGCCGGCGCGGCACGACCGGCGAGAAGGACCCTGAGCGGGGCGTCGTCGCGCCGGAGGCAGGCCAGTGGTGGGCCGACCTCGCCCTGGAACGGGCGAAGAACGCCAACCCCCCGTTGCGGTGA
- a CDS encoding GNAT family N-acetyltransferase, with protein sequence MSIQPIPLGQDESLVADLHDAYVAANAHDPGPLMALPRFRQSFGVERPDQRVELWAVTEGGGQGHGQGGGQSGGQDGKVAGGYGLGLPLLDNTQAAVLYPLVVRPERRGRGLGGELFAHAVGRARAHGRRLLFTETPSTGVGARFARAHGMTTSVSEARRTLDLRTADWAALEAMVPRVPGYSLEQWVGPAGPEWLDDLVTLLDGMNDAPRDAAVEASAYTPERVRERELSVAAGGQTCYTTIARRDADGAPAAYTRIFLRADRADGWGGQADTAVLREHRGHRLGLLVKLANLLWLREREPHLERVITWNATSNAHMLAINEAMGFRLLDEWHTWRLEL encoded by the coding sequence ATGAGCATCCAGCCCATCCCCCTCGGCCAGGACGAGAGCCTGGTCGCGGACCTGCACGACGCGTACGTGGCGGCCAACGCCCACGATCCGGGCCCCCTCATGGCGCTGCCCCGCTTCCGGCAGAGCTTCGGCGTCGAGCGGCCGGACCAGCGGGTGGAGCTGTGGGCGGTGACGGAAGGCGGCGGGCAGGGGCACGGCCAGGGCGGCGGGCAGAGCGGCGGGCAGGACGGCAAGGTGGCGGGCGGCTACGGGCTGGGCCTGCCGCTCCTCGACAACACCCAGGCGGCGGTGCTGTACCCGCTGGTGGTGCGGCCGGAGCGGCGCGGGCGCGGGCTGGGCGGCGAGCTGTTCGCGCACGCCGTGGGGCGGGCCCGGGCGCACGGCAGGCGGCTGCTGTTCACCGAGACGCCCAGCACGGGCGTCGGCGCGCGGTTCGCGCGGGCGCACGGCATGACGACCTCGGTCAGCGAGGCCCGCCGCACGCTCGACCTGCGCACGGCCGACTGGGCGGCGCTGGAGGCCATGGTGCCGCGGGTGCCGGGTTACTCGCTGGAGCAGTGGGTGGGGCCGGCCGGCCCGGAGTGGCTGGACGACCTGGTCACGCTGCTCGACGGCATGAACGACGCCCCGCGCGACGCCGCCGTGGAGGCCAGCGCGTACACGCCCGAGCGGGTCCGCGAGCGCGAGCTGAGCGTCGCCGCGGGCGGCCAGACCTGCTACACCACGATCGCGCGCCGCGACGCCGACGGCGCGCCCGCCGCCTACACGCGGATCTTCCTGCGCGCCGACCGCGCCGACGGCTGGGGCGGCCAGGCGGACACGGCGGTGCTGCGCGAGCACCGGGGCCACCGCCTGGGGCTGCTCGTCAAGCTCGCCAACCTGCTGTGGCTGCGCGAGCGCGAGCCGCATCTCGAACGCGTCATCACCTGGAACGCCACCTCCAACGCCCACATGCTGGCCATCAACGAGGCGATGGGGTTCCGGCTGCTGGACGAGTGGCACACCTGGCGTCTGGAGCTGTGA
- a CDS encoding DUF2630 family protein, with translation MRDDEILTRISSLVDEEHRLREKLTAGEVTTDEEHNRVKELETALDQCWDLLRQRRARRGAGEDPDGAAVRPAGQVENYRQ, from the coding sequence ATGCGTGACGACGAGATTCTGACCAGGATCAGTTCCCTGGTCGACGAGGAGCACCGGCTGCGCGAGAAGCTGACGGCCGGCGAGGTGACGACGGACGAGGAGCACAACCGGGTCAAGGAGCTGGAGACGGCTCTCGACCAGTGCTGGGACCTGCTGCGGCAGCGCCGGGCCCGGCGCGGCGCGGGCGAGGACCCGGACGGGGCCGCGGTGCGCCCGGCCGGGCAGGTGGAGAACTACCGCCAGTAG
- the ddaH gene encoding dimethylargininase — MSGIALVRKPGPRIAEGIVTHLQREPVDPVKALDQHDAYVAALEAAGRRVVYADPADDLPDAPFVEDTVVVSGRVAVLTRPGAAERRPEVESVARAVRDLGLKTVMIARPGTLDGGDVLQSGPVVYAGRSARTNDEGIGQLTALLPERRVVPVNVRGVLHLKSAVTALPDGTLIGDPRHVDLPGLLVPPEEPGAHVVPLDGSRVLLAASAPRTAALLESRGLDVTTVDISEFEKLEGCVTCLSVLVDD; from the coding sequence ATGTCTGGTATCGCGCTGGTAAGGAAGCCCGGCCCCCGCATCGCCGAGGGCATCGTCACCCACCTCCAGCGCGAGCCCGTGGACCCCGTCAAAGCCCTCGACCAGCATGACGCCTACGTCGCCGCGCTGGAGGCGGCCGGCCGCCGGGTCGTGTACGCCGACCCCGCCGACGACCTGCCCGACGCGCCGTTCGTCGAGGACACGGTCGTGGTGTCGGGACGGGTGGCGGTGCTGACCCGGCCGGGCGCGGCCGAGCGGCGGCCCGAGGTGGAGTCCGTGGCGCGGGCCGTACGCGACCTCGGGCTGAAGACCGTGATGATCGCCCGGCCCGGCACGCTCGACGGCGGCGACGTGCTCCAGTCCGGCCCCGTCGTGTACGCCGGCCGCTCCGCCCGCACCAACGACGAGGGCATCGGCCAGCTCACCGCCCTGCTGCCGGAGCGGCGCGTCGTGCCGGTGAACGTGCGCGGCGTCCTGCACCTGAAGTCCGCCGTGACGGCCCTGCCCGACGGCACGCTCATCGGCGACCCCCGCCACGTGGACCTGCCCGGCCTGCTGGTGCCGCCGGAGGAGCCGGGCGCCCACGTCGTGCCGCTGGACGGCTCCCGCGTGCTGCTGGCCGCCTCCGCGCCGCGCACCGCCGCGCTCCTGGAGAGCCGCGGCCTCGACGTGACGACGGTCGACATCTCGGAGTTCGAGAAGCTCGAAGGCTGCGTGACCTGCCTCAGCGTGCTCGTCGACGACTGA
- the leuA gene encoding 2-isopropylmalate synthase, with protein MTAQQPSQMPIHRYQPFEPVRLTDRTWPDKVITKAPRWCAVDLRDGNQALIDPMDSHRKLQMFELLVRLGYKEIEVGFPAASQTDFDFIRKIIEEGRIPDDVVIQVLTQARPELIERTFESLEGAKQAIVHLYNSTSTLQRRVVFGQDKDGITAIAVEGAKLVKKLADASDVDVYFEYSPESFTGTELEYAVEVCDAVNEVWQPTPDRKVIINLPATVEMATPNVYADQIEWMSRHLKHRDSIVLSLHPHNDRGTAVAAAELGYLAGADRIEGCLFGNGERTGNVCLVTLGMNLFSQGVDPEIDFSDIDEIRRVTEYCNQLPVHPRHPWGGELVYTAFSGSHQDAIKKGFEHLERDAAAAGVPVDDFAWAVPYLPIDPKDIGRSYEAVIRVNSQSGKGGVAYIMKADHQLDLPRRLQIEFSKVVQARTDTEGGEVSPAEMFEIFRDEYLPNPANRWGRLSLMAHRHESTVDDKDRISADVRLDGEIREISGTGNGPISAFIDAIAGVGIQVRVLDYVEHAMSAGSDAKAASYLECEVDGQVLWGVGVDANTTTASLKAIISAVNRAAH; from the coding sequence ATGACCGCCCAGCAGCCCAGCCAGATGCCGATCCATCGCTACCAGCCGTTCGAACCCGTCCGGCTGACCGACCGCACCTGGCCCGACAAGGTCATCACCAAGGCGCCCCGCTGGTGCGCGGTGGACCTGCGCGACGGCAACCAGGCCCTGATCGACCCGATGGACTCCCACCGCAAGCTCCAGATGTTCGAGCTGCTGGTACGCCTGGGCTACAAGGAGATCGAGGTGGGCTTCCCGGCCGCCTCGCAGACCGACTTCGACTTCATCCGGAAGATCATCGAAGAGGGCCGCATCCCGGACGACGTCGTCATCCAGGTCCTGACCCAGGCCAGGCCCGAGCTGATCGAGCGCACCTTCGAGTCGCTGGAGGGCGCCAAGCAGGCCATCGTCCACCTCTACAACTCCACCTCCACCCTGCAGCGCCGGGTCGTCTTCGGCCAGGACAAGGACGGCATCACCGCCATCGCCGTCGAGGGCGCCAAGCTGGTGAAGAAGCTGGCCGACGCCAGCGACGTGGACGTCTACTTCGAGTACTCGCCGGAGTCGTTCACCGGCACCGAGCTGGAGTACGCCGTCGAGGTGTGCGACGCCGTCAACGAGGTGTGGCAGCCCACCCCCGACCGCAAGGTCATCATCAACCTGCCCGCCACCGTCGAGATGGCCACCCCCAACGTCTACGCCGACCAGATCGAGTGGATGAGCCGCCACCTCAAGCACCGCGACTCGATCGTGCTGTCGCTGCACCCGCACAACGACCGCGGCACCGCCGTCGCCGCCGCCGAGCTGGGCTACCTGGCCGGCGCCGACCGCATCGAGGGCTGCCTGTTCGGCAACGGCGAGCGCACCGGCAACGTCTGCCTGGTCACCCTCGGCATGAACCTGTTCTCCCAGGGCGTCGACCCCGAGATCGACTTCAGTGACATCGACGAGATCCGCCGCGTCACCGAATACTGCAACCAGCTGCCCGTGCACCCGCGCCACCCGTGGGGCGGCGAGCTGGTCTACACCGCCTTCTCCGGGTCCCACCAGGACGCCATCAAGAAGGGCTTCGAGCACCTGGAGCGCGACGCCGCGGCCGCCGGGGTGCCGGTGGACGACTTCGCGTGGGCGGTGCCGTACCTGCCGATCGACCCCAAGGACATCGGGCGCTCGTACGAGGCCGTGATCCGGGTCAACAGCCAGTCCGGCAAGGGCGGCGTGGCCTACATCATGAAGGCCGACCACCAGCTCGACCTGCCGCGCCGGCTGCAGATCGAGTTCTCCAAGGTCGTCCAGGCCCGCACCGACACCGAGGGCGGCGAGGTCAGCCCCGCGGAGATGTTCGAGATCTTCCGCGACGAGTACCTCCCCAACCCCGCCAACCGGTGGGGCCGCCTGAGCCTCATGGCCCACCGCCACGAGTCCACCGTCGACGACAAGGACCGCATCAGCGCCGACGTCCGCCTCGACGGCGAGATCCGCGAGATCAGCGGCACCGGCAACGGCCCCATCTCGGCCTTCATCGACGCGATCGCCGGCGTCGGCATCCAGGTGCGCGTCCTCGACTACGTCGAGCACGCCATGAGCGCCGGCAGCGACGCCAAGGCGGCCTCCTACCTGGAGTGCGAGGTGGACGGCCAGGTGCTGTGGGGCGTCGGCGTCGACGCCAACACCACCACCGCCTCCCTCAAGGCCATCATCTCCGCCGTCAACCGCGCCGCCCACTGA